One Argentina anserina chromosome 6, drPotAnse1.1, whole genome shotgun sequence genomic window, TTGCATGTTTCATAAGGTTTACCTTCGAATATGGGGAGTACCTGGACCTAGCTCACATATACATCAAGTATTCCTCATTGTCTCTGGAGTTTTTTTATGAGAGGGTGCTCGATCGTCCTATGAAAGTAGTTTTGATTAGCGGGTCGATCGAAGACTCTGCTGTGTACCCTGCATATATTCTACGGCGTTACAACAAGTCTCCCTATGATGAATATTCTGCACGTACGTATAGAACTGCTTATAGTTAGTGTCATTGTGCACCAACGTACTCTGTATATTTTATCGATTCATATAAcatatatttatgtattttgcCTTTAAATTAGGGTTACAATATAAGCGATTTAGTTGTACAGTATTTGTTGATCGAAATTGAACAGCCAATTGAATGGTTTCTACTACTGCAGTACTGCtacatctttatttttattttacctaGGTTAACCTTTATCTAGACATCTAGAACTCGAAGTGAGTCGATTAACAAAGTCTCATTTGGCCTTTTTGAGTTTAATACCAAACTGAATTGCGTGTTGAAGGGGGGGACATGACCAGTACCTATTATCACATAgggacctttttttttcatgtgaatataaaaattaatataaattaatatgtgattaattattagttacaaaattaacactttcttcacatattttttaattatttattagaAAATTTAATAAGTACTCCAATTACCAAATTTTGTGGACTTAAATCAtgattaaatatattttttttataaatttaatttgatatttaaCTCTTGAAATCATAAATTTAGTATGAAAATGATACATTACATTCCATTATGAATGTGAGGGTcttgaattttatttaattaataataaatattttttaattaatattttttatttttttcgtcTAGGGCCTCTCCAAGCACGGGCTGGCGCTGCCTGTTATATAACCTTATTCGATCTGGTCTATTATATCGGTATGTTATGCAATTTGATCAAAACTCCGAAAGCAAAACATGAGTGTATGTATGTGTTTTATCAGGAGATGATCGAAGTTTGATTATTAACAGAGATCATGAGTTTCAACTTAATTCATATGAACCGACTAGCTACTAGAACGCTTATATTCAAGGGTTCATGACAGAAAACTAAGATTAATGCATCTGTAGCCATTTACTAAACCGTAATGCATGGGATTGAAAAGGAATTGGATAGAAAGTAATGGGAGAGAGACAAGGAATGGAGGATAGAAGAAGTCATTCCTATAACCATTATAGATCCTTTCTTCTTCGATTACAACCATTATAGATCCTTGATCATGAGTTTCTTCAGTGTGTATGATAATGATATCTAGCTATCTATGAGTATATGGATGTATTTCTTTTTAGTGTACATGTATATGTATACATATGACTTTTGGGAAATAGAAAAGACAttagaatttaaaaaaaaaaacaaaaaacagacCAAACTCACAGGAAATTCTCTTAATTATGAGTGTACTCAAATCTATAAAGAGACTATATTTAGGTGCTATGGAGCACAATGTCCGGCCATCTCTGTAACTGATCGAGTTTCTTATTGATGTGTTTTACCGGAGTCATGTTGTGAAAAATCAATTCAAGAAAACGAAATAGCTCAAACTATTGACCAATTATGGTGATGAGACTTTTAATTATGATACAAACCCACTTTGAAGCCATCTTTCTTTAATCACGGATAACCTTGACTAATTATGATTTGTTCCGGGGTGTGCCCAATATGTTATCCCCAACAAAAACAACTAATGCATTCAAGAAATGAACATATGATCAATAACTAAAATGACATGTACGTTGAGCACTTGAGCATACATAATCAGCTACTTGAATCTATTTCCCTGCAgtctttcttctcctttttcttctgTAAGGGTGCAAAAAAAGCTAGGTTCCCCACTTCTCTTGTTATAATATAGTTGGCCCTGATGTAAATATTGAATTCAAGTTTCAGTAATTTTCTTCAAAAAGTTCAGAGTTTAATACTACTGTTCTGTTTATTGTGGGGAAAATTATAGATTGATATAGGTGGGCATCTATTAACAGCACTGCAATTCAACTTATGAGGTGTTGATTACACATTATAGCCATAATTCAGGTAATATTTCATAACTTCAAAATCCAACTTATCAACCAAATGTCAATCAGGAAAACAAAGACAGTCACAAGTGAGATCCTATCCCCCGTATGTTAATGAATAGACAAAAGTAATAAGTAATATTCAAATAAACAGATCCATACTCCATAGTATGAACTGTTAATTGATCAGATTGCTCTGGGAGGTTTCTCTAACACTGCAGAGAAGTAGACCTCATCCTTTGATTTAGGAGAAATAGTCCACTTGTGTTTCTTGTATCTCAATTGCAGAAACATGTACATGAAAACATCCAAATCCTTTTTATTGCAGAAGAACCGGTCAATCCATAACAATCCGCCAGGCCTCAGAACTCGGTCCCAATCAAACAAGATGAAATCCAGCAACTGCAGGTCAATCCAGCCATCCAGAAATCCAGCTGTATGAATCAAGTCCATGATGTTATCGAAGAAAGGTAGACGCTGATTCAATGTTAGATACAGCGGGACTAAACCCCTTAATGCAATCATTTCATTGAAAGGAGCCCCAAGGTTCAGAGCAGTAGAAACTACTGTAACATTGTTTTCTCTCATTCTTGCAGCAAAAGTACCTGTGCCAACACCATAGTCAAGACCAATTCTTATCTCCCCAGGCTTAATAGCCAAAATTTCGCTGATCAGGAAATCAACTGGTAGCGAGCTATTTTTAACTACCCATTTAAGCTTTTCCTTCTCCATTTCAAAACATCCAACACACTTTGAATAACCTTTCTTGGAGTTATTGCTCATTAAGCACTGAAAATTCCTGCACTGATAATTGCTCCACCGCACATTTCTGTCATCTGGCAATTTCCAAAGAGACTCATTGATCGGGTAAGGCTTCTGGTAGACCTTTGAGGCCCTTGTCAAGCATCGCCTCCGGGGCAAAGGATCACAACCATTAAACATCAGCTTCTGAGCCAAGTTCCAATCATCGTCACAATACGACCCGATGTCATAATTCATGTACTCTTCCAGCTCTTTCTTGTACAACACACAAGCATGTCCAATTGTATTGTATATCCTCTCTGTTCCAAATATATTTAACTTCCCAGTTCTAGTCTCCTTCGGGGTTATGTACTTccttatctcttcaatcacaAAAGTATTAATCAAAGGTTCCTCTTTCATCGTTGAGTTTCTAATACCTTCAAGGATAGGTAACCGAATCAGTCTCAGAGAAATGTGAGCAGTATAAAGGGGCCTGATTACTTCCTCCTCCAGATACTTCTTAAACtccaattttgtaatattAGTTGTATGCAAGACGTCTTTGTTCTTCTCCATTTGCTGCACAGCTGACTCTAGCTTTTCTTGTAAACTATCCAATTTGCTTAGCACTTCCCCTACTCGATCAGAAAGAGCTTTTATGTCGAAGCCTTCATATGCATCTTGGACCCCATAAACATGCCGGCATATGTCTTCATTGCGCCAGAAAAATCCAGCAGAGTAGAACTTGAAGAGGCTGGATATGCTGACAATTATAACAAGCCCTCCCAGTAGAATCTGGAGCCATCCCATTATCCTACCGAATCTGCATTTAGGAAGGCATGACCTCCTCATCGTTTATAAAGCAGGAAAGTTTACCTTTCCTTTGAACCAAGCTCAAGCTCTATCCTCTCTGTATTTAGTTCTTCCAcctagtaaaaaaaaaaactgattctCAGCACTGAATTCGATATCTCAAAGTCACTACAAGCCCACATTACAACTTACTGATTAACAATCACATGTCGAACCGTTACTGAGAAACTATGGAATGAGAATTAGAGAAACTAGTCCTATTGTTTGAAGAATGATATGTAATAATAAATCTCATCACTAAGTGATTATTCGCATttcgataaaaaaaaaattattctcATCATAACAGCAACAGATATGAGGAGTAAGTCTGGTGATCTAATACTAAATACTCGCACTATGTGAAATTAGAGAATACAATGCTAAGACATATAATGTTCGATCAGGGCATGCAAAACCCAAGATTCAGGATGATTCTGAAACAAAACTACTCTGTTTGTCTCATACAACATGAATCACTGAATCAGAATGAAGACCATTTTCACTTGTAACACATTTTTTAGCTAATGATTTCTGGAAATATATAGAATCACCAATTGTCACAATAAAGCCAATGTCTTGCAAAATTCTAGCACCTACCCAACTCTCATTACTAGACTTTTACCAATTCAATCAGTTACCCTCTAACCATTCCATAACAAATCccaaaaccaaatcaaacaTGAGTAAACAAAACTTATACTTTCTTTCTTGATCAAATGAAGAATAGGCAAATGAAGCTATAGACAAACtattaaaatcaaaattgacatCAAGTATCAAACTTTATACATACCCAAATGAAGAATCTCCGGGAACTTGCATCAAACTGGAGCCAAACCCATCTTCCTGTGCACCATTCAACTTCCACTGCAGCTCTCTCCCCAAATGACCTAAAGAAATGAACATAAAGATTGAACCTTTCAGTtaaaaacttgaaaaacaatcCAATTACACTTCCCAATTGAGCTTTTAGAGCTGTAAATTCGTAATCTTGAAGCTTACAGAGTTGCCCAATTGATTAAACTGGTCAATAATTTATGTATATTATGATTATTCAATGTATGAAGAAACATGAACTTACTCAACAGAGTCTGAAGCACGAATCTCCATGAAGAAACTGTGATGAGAAACGAATAAGTTGAAATTAAAAATGCTAGATCTTCTGCACAGTCTGAGTTTGCTgtttaatatattatatatgaggCGTTGACTGTGACTGTGAGAACGAAACCGGGAAGCTCAAATAGTGGTGGACCGACCCATTTGAATAGCTGTGGGCGGGTCGGGTTAAACCCGGGAACATTTTTGAATGTGACGTTTGGGATCGGGATTTCATTTCCATGGAGGAAGGGCAGGTAGAGATGTGTATGTTCACATCATCACATGCAGTGTTCTTTATATCAGAATTAAGGGTTGATCACAAAGACTCGAATACAAATGGTACTTACTTATTGGTGAAATAAACCCACAAATTGTTATTAGAAATTGGTGTTTTCTGATTTGGGTGTGTTAATCTTAGGATAGTTTTGGTTGGTTTATAAAAATGCATGTATATTAGTAGATTAGTAGATAAGAGATAAAGTTAGAAAATTAGATCTTAATAAACCTATAAACGTATTGCTGATTCATCCCCAACTAGATGAAAACTAGACCCGTAACTTGCTCACGCATTCTTTATCACACTAGTTTTGGCTAAAATTGCATGTTCTTCTGTTCTCATCAAATTCTTACTCTTGAGCTTTCTACAGATCTCAAATTtagaaaactcaaaaataaCAAAGCAGTTTTCTTTCTTACAATCTTTAGTCATCAAGCAATTAAATAAAGTTCATTCACACAAGATCGTTTGAGATTTAATTTGGCACTCAATGTCTATGAAGGCGTTAACgggaaaatatataaattaattctAATCAATATTGATGAAATAATAGAAAACGTCGAATTTTCACCAGCCCCTCATCTCAATCACTGGAAAATCAGTGATAGATATATACTTAGCGAAGTCATCGTCATTAATCATATGGAGCTCAAGCCACTTGGTTAACCATGGGCGGGGGATTAGCATTGGATTGACTTAGAGTAGGCCAAactaatatttttaaaaaccTAGAACAATAACACATGTTGTTATGTTATTCGAGTATTTTTGTAGAGGAAGAAAAAGTCccaagacttttttttttggttaagaaAAAGTCCTAAGACCCCAAAGGGAAGAAGTCTAATTTTGAGTGGTTTGAAGGTCGCATTGCATGTAGCTTTGAAGCTAATCACACAAAATACTCGCCTAAATTAATGGCAGTGGTGATAACCAAAGTTGAAGGGAGGGGAAGAACTTAAAGGATCTAATCTGTTTGAGGTATtctaagaaaagaagaaggataTATTGATCGAAAAATTTGGAAGTACTAACAGGATATATAGTTTATTAGTATCGATTTTATATTTGTGTAATGGctcgaaaataaataaatattattcCAAATATGCAACACTTGTGAGAAAGGTCTGGTAAGCTTATATGCAACACTTAAGGGTAAGAGTTGATAGAATACTTGAGTAATCACTAATGATTCATACAAGTTCTTAACTATACGGTGTTAGGGGTTGGTACTCTCAATTGTGTTCTAGTTATATCTACGTGCGTTTTAATTATTATGAGGTAATAAGGTGCATGTTAtttatgatatttttttggaaacaaaaaattaaactaGTGCATTATACAACAACAATCTTTAGCATACAATGCTTATAAGTTAGATTTTCTCGAATGGTAGAGTGAATACTAGTGACCTATTAAAGTAATATATATTCAGATTTTCCGGCTTGCATCATTGATTTTCACGCAATATTTGTCGACACTCTAACCTTATCTGTGTGCGCCGAGAGCATCTAAACGTAACGAAATCCAATTTCCAAATACTTTATTACTAAAATTCACAAACCATGCATTGCAAAACAACAATTGAATGGATTTAGGAGTATGAATTGCCAAAACAAAATCCCATGGAAAACATTTTGTTGTTGCCATTTATTTTCTCTCGTTGTATTAAACTCTTGGTTGACACGAGACTATATATTCTCTCGTCTCCgctctcttcctctctatGCAAACAACACACACTCTTTGATTTTCACCTTCCCTCTCCTCTCGTCTTCCCTCTGTCTATCTATCTCCCCCTTCCTTCTCTTAACCTCGTGATTTGACGAGAGCTCAACTCTCTTGAAACCAGGTATATAATATACTCTTATATATCTTTCTCTCCATATCTGCTTATGCTTCGTTTATGTTTACTGCTTTGTTTTGTTCGTGGTATTATTTATTGCTTGTAGCCTTGTACTTTGGTTTCTATGTGGTTCTATCTCATATATAGTAAAGCTTGATAATTGATGTGAATCAAAGCCTAACACGAAAACCCATTTGCCCAGGCTTAACCTTTCACGTGGGTTCTCGACTTTTATCGTGCTCTTTAATGGAGGTTAGTTCATTACTGAATTTATGTTTATGTTCTGTGCTTGATATCATTGTAAAGCAGCTGTTTGCATTGTTGATATTGTTTGAGTTGTTCTGCTGTTTGATATGAGCTTAATTTTGGTGGTTGTTATGACTTATAAGATGTTGGAATCCAAGTATTGGGTTTTAGGTACAAGTCGGGTTTGAGTtgtggtttggtttggtttggtttcgATCCCACAAACTTGTCTGttggtttggttttgtgtttctGCGGTGGCATATTAACTTCTCTGAGCTATTGAGACTGTATTCAACGTTTGGTTTCAGATATTTCGTTGGCTTTTGTTTTGTAACATAGCGTCTTGTTTATTGCTTTGACATGATGAATGGGGGTTTCGTGTGGTGTATCTTATAGGAATATGGATCAGGTTCAGttataaattttggttttgagGTAGTGAAATCCTCTGATAGTGTTTCAGATGCGTTGTGCTTTCTGGCTTAGAGTCAAGGTTGGAGTTTCCAGTTATTTGAGAATGGATAATTAATGGGTTCTTAGATTTGCATGCAGTTTCTGAGTTTCAGTGGGTCATCGATCAAGATATATCTCTTCTCGAATATTTGTTTTGCTTCTATGAATTGTGAGAGGAATTTGATTCTATCTTTGTCAGAATTGTGTAAGATTTCAACAGAAATTATTAAGTCGTGCAGATTTTTCCTTGTCCAGGGATAGATCTTGTAGATGTAGTTATTATTGGTGTACATTAGTTGATAAAAGTCTGTATCTTCATTGAGTTTGTTCTCAACAAAATCTGGTGATTTTCTGGTTGTGCAGATTACGGGTTGGGACATACCATTGCAATAATGTATAAATTATCtcaatgaataaaaaaaacttctaACTGTGTTGATACATAGAGTTGCATAAGTTATAATTTGCAAGATAGCCTCTAGGGTGAAGGAGTACAGGTTTAGTGGCATTTGCATTTCTTGATGGTTGTACctttgtttctatattctttgGCAGATGGAAGCAGCTGAGTCAGATATTGTGGGTGATTTCTTGAAAGTTGCACCTATCGCAGATCTGATTCATTCAGATACTCCTACAAGCAATGTGTTTGGAGAACACCATATCATTCCCCGAGTTGGTGGCAAGTATCAGGTTGAAATTCCTTTTATGACTGAGGAGACAATGAAATCTGAGCGGCTGAAGCTTTTGACTAATCCTGCTGATTCAAAAATTGCCAATGATTATCATTCCTTTCTTGTGGGATTACCCATCCCAATTGCGTGGGTCAAAGAACTGAAAAACACTGAAGCTGAAGGGTTGGATTCTCCAAGAAACCCTGATGATGCAGTTAATGTAAAGAAGTCTCTGGAAgctagaaagaaaagaaagtatCATAAGAGATCAAGGAAGAGAAGTTCAGAACTCAATGCTGATCACATGGAGTTTGGATTGGGCCAGGGAGAAGATCCAAGACCAACAAGTTTAAGAACATTAATGCTGAAAGAAAGGCAATTGCATCAGATGCTTAAAAGCGAAAGCTGTTTTCCAGTTCCCGATTCATCTAGGAAACTCTGGAGTGATGCTGAAGCTGATAGTTTTCTTCTTGGCTTATACATTTTTGGGAAGAATTTCAATCAGATAAAGAGATTCATGGAGCGCAAGAGCACAGGAGAAATTATGTCATTTTACTATGGAATATTTTATAGGTCTGATGAATACTACAGATGGTCAGATTGTCAGAAAGGTCGGAGAAAGAAATGCATTATTGGTGAGAAAATATTTACAGGGTGGAGGCAACGAGAATTGTTTTCTCGTTTGGTTCCTCATGTCCGAGAGGAATCACAAACCACTTTGTTGGAGGTACTTTCTAATTTATCATTGTCCAACCTTCTGTTTCTTATTCTTGAATATGATAAAGAAAAATGCAGTGCTTATAGGCTAGTTGAAATAAAATGTGTAATATCTTTCCTGTGATATATATGTCAGAATAATCATACTCACCATTTGTGAATAGCGTTGTGTTACTTGTGTACGCCAATGGTTTTGCCACTCCATTTTTCCCTTAATGTTCACCAACATAATCCAGAATCGCTGTCTAGGGGTCTTACTAAATTGTATTTGTTGGAAATTTCTTCAGCTACTCGGTTGTGATCTGTCAAATGTAATCAGCTTTTGTTGCAAATGTGGTTCCCCCAGATATTGAATACAGACATTGTACAGAGTTTTCTAAATGTATTAAGTCTCTCACTGTCGTTTCCCATCTGATCTGTAATCAGGGCTATAGGTCCTTTGCAGAAGGAAGAACATCACTAGAAGAATATGTCTCCTCTTTGAAGTCTACGGTTGGCATTCCTGTACTTGTGGAAGCTGTAGGAATTGGGAAACGGGGAGAAGACCTCACAGGCTTTCCCATAGAGCCTGGGAAGAATAATCAAGAGGCTCCAGTTCCAGCTTCAAGAGTACCAAATGGTAAAGCTTTTGCTTCTCTTACATTTAATGAACTAATGAAGCTTTTGACTGGAGGAGTGCGGTTGAGCAAAGCTCGATGTACTGATATTTTTTGGGAGGCTGTCTGGCCTCGACTGCTGGCAAATGGATGGCACTCTGAGCAACCCAGGGATCGAGGTTATGTCAGTTCCGGACATTATTTGGTTTTTCTTATGCCTGGGATAAAGAAGTACTCTAAAAGAAAGCTGACAAAGGGTGAGCATTATTTGGATTCTGTTAGTGATGTTTTGAACAAAGTGACATCGGAACCAAAACTCATTCAGCTGGATGCTGAGAAAGATCCTGTTGGGAATGAAGGTGGGTGGTCTCCTGAGGCGATGTCAGACCAGGAAGATATGTCTTCTTTTCAACGACCTTGCTATCTCAAACCCCGAGTCTCTACAAGCAACTCAAACCATATGAAGTTCACCGTTGTTGATACCAGTTTGGTCCATGGAGCAAAATCGCGTGGCATAATGGAACTGAGAGACTTACCAGTTGAACTGGAGACTACTAACGAACAATCAGATAGCTCATCGGAGAGTGAAGGGGAATTATTAGAGTTTAAACCGAATGAGTACCGAAATGGTATTACTCAAAGAGGTGAGATGCCATTAAAAAAGAATAAGGCCAACAATGGTGGCAGTGGTGGTGATCTGAAGAGGTTCACCGTTGTTGATACCAGTCTAGTCTTTGGAGGAAAATCATCATCAGTGAGAGAGATAAGATGCTTGCCAGCTGTAGAAACATGTGCACTCAAGTCGAAACGTACTTCCTGGGAAACTGAAGCAACCTCCTCTGAGGATTTACTGCAAAAGGGTAAGCCTGATGCTACTGATAGTTTACTGGATGCTGAAGCGAATAACTTCACCATCGAGTGCCAGGAGGATACATCTGTTACTACAGAAAAAGTGGAGGACAATCAGGATCAGAAAACTAGCATGTCTGATGACAAGCAGCCAAAGGGGAGTGCATTGAGCAAATTCAGTCGGAGAGCAAAATCTAGCCATTCTGATTCCATAGGCCCTCTTATCAAACGGCGAAAATTAACTGCTTGTGTTAAGGCAGAGACAGGTAGCCTTATTGAAAACTGCTCGCAAGGGTTGGAGTCGGAACAAGTGGGACTCCATGGAACATTGACTGATCTAAATTCAGGGACGCTTGTTGTTGATCTAGTTGGTCCTAAACAGAATGAATTATCTAGTAGTTCTGAGGCTGATGGTAGTTTAGAAGAGGAGGGCAGTTTGGGAACTCGCAGTGGTGATAGTTCTGGTGCGCAGACTTCTCAAGCCCACACATCAATGTGCCAACCTCAGGATTTGGCGGACAGAACAGGTGGTGACACATATGATGAGTTCATCCATGAGACAAATGCAGATAGTTCAGGCCTTTCGTCTGGTGGAACAAAGCCTGTTGATGATTCTGTGGGAACCTCTAACATGAGTTCTAGGAGGCAAAGCACCAGGACCCGACCACTAACCACTAAAGCCATGGAAGCTCTTGCAAATGGCTACTTGAGTATTAAAACTAGACAAAAGAAAGTTGTTGGTATGAGAGAAGACTCATTGTCACGTTCGAGAAGGATGTCCCGCAAGGTTAGTAGCAGAGGCGAAGCAACTTCGAGCCCTCCTGATACTGTTGGTGAAATTGTGACTTCAAGGGAAGAAATGGAAGTCAATGAAGCTTGCAATGGTACAGAAGATACAGTTAGGAAGCCTCTCGATCAAATGGCAGATAAGTGGCTCACTAGCTACTAGAGGATCTTTGAAGACTTGTGTCATCATGAAGCTTCCCCATAAGACTAAATCTTTTTGTTCGACTTGAAAAGTGGAATTCGACGCTGTCAAATCAGTAATTGCAAGTCTTTCCCGATCGCATTAGGGTAAGTATAGATGTTCATGTTAGAAACTGTCAAAATTAGTTCAGTGATAGAGGGAATACCGAGAAGAAGCATCTGTTTTAGTTATGTAGCAAGTTAAATAGTTTATACTGTACAAGTAATGCGGTCTCAGGTAACTACAGCCTCTTCTTATTTTGAGACTCTTCTTCTTTGTACTGGATCATATTATTGGTTTTATGGTATACTATCTTATCATATCATATCATCTCTTTGCTTAAACTACCTATACTATTTTCCCGTGCTCGTTTGGAT contains:
- the LOC126799411 gene encoding probable methyltransferase At1g29790, with the translated sequence MRRSCLPKCRFGRIMGWLQILLGGLVIIVSISSLFKFYSAGFFWRNEDICRHVYGVQDAYEGFDIKALSDRVGEVLSKLDSLQEKLESAVQQMEKNKDVLHTTNITKLEFKKYLEEEVIRPLYTAHISLRLIRLPILEGIRNSTMKEEPLINTFVIEEIRKYITPKETRTGKLNIFGTERIYNTIGHACVLYKKELEEYMNYDIGSYCDDDWNLAQKLMFNGCDPLPRRRCLTRASKVYQKPYPINESLWKLPDDRNVRWSNYQCRNFQCLMSNNSKKGYSKCVGCFEMEKEKLKWVVKNSSLPVDFLISEILAIKPGEIRIGLDYGVGTGTFAARMRENNVTVVSTALNLGAPFNEMIALRGLVPLYLTLNQRLPFFDNIMDLIHTAGFLDGWIDLQLLDFILFDWDRVLRPGGLLWIDRFFCNKKDLDVFMYMFLQLRYKKHKWTISPKSKDEVYFSAVLEKPPRAI
- the LOC126798981 gene encoding uncharacterized protein LOC126798981; this encodes MEMEAAESDIVGDFLKVAPIADLIHSDTPTSNVFGEHHIIPRVGGKYQVEIPFMTEETMKSERLKLLTNPADSKIANDYHSFLVGLPIPIAWVKELKNTEAEGLDSPRNPDDAVNVKKSLEARKKRKYHKRSRKRSSELNADHMEFGLGQGEDPRPTSLRTLMLKERQLHQMLKSESCFPVPDSSRKLWSDAEADSFLLGLYIFGKNFNQIKRFMERKSTGEIMSFYYGIFYRSDEYYRWSDCQKGRRKKCIIGEKIFTGWRQRELFSRLVPHVREESQTTLLEGYRSFAEGRTSLEEYVSSLKSTVGIPVLVEAVGIGKRGEDLTGFPIEPGKNNQEAPVPASRVPNGKAFASLTFNELMKLLTGGVRLSKARCTDIFWEAVWPRLLANGWHSEQPRDRGYVSSGHYLVFLMPGIKKYSKRKLTKGEHYLDSVSDVLNKVTSEPKLIQLDAEKDPVGNEGGWSPEAMSDQEDMSSFQRPCYLKPRVSTSNSNHMKFTVVDTSLVHGAKSRGIMELRDLPVELETTNEQSDSSSESEGELLEFKPNEYRNGITQRGEMPLKKNKANNGGSGGDLKRFTVVDTSLVFGGKSSSVREIRCLPAVETCALKSKRTSWETEATSSEDLLQKGKPDATDSLLDAEANNFTIECQEDTSVTTEKVEDNQDQKTSMSDDKQPKGSALSKFSRRAKSSHSDSIGPLIKRRKLTACVKAETGSLIENCSQGLESEQVGLHGTLTDLNSGTLVVDLVGPKQNELSSSSEADGSLEEEGSLGTRSGDSSGAQTSQAHTSMCQPQDLADRTGGDTYDEFIHETNADSSGLSSGGTKPVDDSVGTSNMSSRRQSTRTRPLTTKAMEALANGYLSIKTRQKKVVGMREDSLSRSRRMSRKVSSRGEATSSPPDTVGEIVTSREEMEVNEACNGTEDTVRKPLDQMADKWLTSY